From the genome of Acropora palmata chromosome 4, jaAcrPala1.3, whole genome shotgun sequence, one region includes:
- the LOC141880094 gene encoding BTB/POZ domain-containing protein KCTD8-like encodes MQAPLESPPDQNLPAVVELNVGGQLYTTSLPTLLKDPDSLLSAMFSGKQKIPRDSRGRFFIDRDGILFRYVLDYLRNSKLALPENFSEKDRLHVEAEYFRLKGIIKALHREQDRTKTGRDVSNRPSGYLSIGVRGTYAFGRDGVADVKFRKLQRILVCGNVALAREVFGEWLNETRDPDRDDAAQRYTNRFYLKHNYLEKAFDQLHEKGFKLATSSAGGAGYDPESEETKWNHFNDYVFFRQ; translated from the coding sequence atgcaagctCCACTGGAATCACCTCCAGATCAAAATCTCCCAGCAGTTGTGGAGTTAAATGTAGGCGGGCAGTTGTATACAACTTCTCTGCCCACACTTTTAAAAGATCCCGATTCGCTGTTAAGTGCCATGTTCAGcggaaaacagaaaataccGCGCGACTCCCGCGGCAGATTTTTCATCGATCGCGACGGTATTTTATTCCGCTACGTTCTAGACTACCTTCGAAACTCCAAGCTGGCATTGCCGGAAAACTTCAGCGAAAAGGACCGACTTCATGTCGAGGCGGAGTATTTTAGGCTGAAAGGTATCATCAAGGCCTTACATCGAGAGCAAGATCGAACGAAAACAGGCCGCGATGTCAGCAATCGACCATCTGGATATCTATCCATCGGGGTTCGTGGTACATACGCATTCGGCCGGGACGGCGTGGCCGACGTCAAGTTTCGAAAGCTTCAGCGAATTTTAGTCTGCGGAAACGTAGCGCTTGCAAGAGAAGTGTTCGGCGAATGGCTCAACGAAACGAGAGATCCCGATAGAGACGACGCAGCTCAACGCTATACCAATCGATTCTATCTGAAGCACAATTATCTGGAGAAAGCCTTCGATCAGTTGCATGAAAAAGGTTTCAAGCTTGCCACAAGTTCCGCAGGCGGGGCCGGCTACGATCCAGAAAGCGAAGAAACGAAATGGAATCATTTCAACGATTATGTGTTCTTTAGACAGTAA
- the LOC141880080 gene encoding lysosome membrane protein 2-like isoform X1 produces MPKLHVSSVFSSKPFAREIFIVRLRSGALSLVTTMGTKDSCCCCCGKRVFLMSFLLATGVVLVVLGLVFRFNVGGIVSYVEEMEVDKDVQLKPGSFVFKEWTRPSTPMYMKYFVFHVSNPDQIINGSAIPNVTQKGPYSYREIRTNEVLNWTADQSVVTFMPNRSYVFDPETSCAGCDDKNDSFVTVNIPLLTVALWLRNTDYKKKHSWCLLGLQIEASRFKVKLFHRKTVHEILWGYTDQFLEFLKHPIGSCPGQKGLSSYVQLQYNNTYFGISAMNTGQLDINKLEQYAMWRGRSNLTWWSDKYANMINGTDGTQFSPEVSKNAVYYAFSPEICRSVFFKYESTATLKEIKLYRFTAPKELYLSGDVYPPNKGFCVPQCLPSGCLNVSLCQPQNPPVVISPPHFYQGNESLVKAVTGLHPDKNLHQTFVDIEPITGIVMNAAKRVQINVALQSVDTLEQTTGKFQDVIFPVMFASETGMISDAKAAEFRRKVYRPMALSHDAEYAAIALGVLCILFAIVLFVRSSSSNKPRCYRLKMPGTVEEKKTLVNESNGGNKVYT; encoded by the exons ATGCCAAAATTACACGTGAGTTCAGTATTTAGTAGCAAACCTTTCGCAAGAGAAATATTTATTGTCCGACTTCGCTCGGGCGCCCTTAGTTTGGTGACAACGATGGGTACCAAGGActcttgttgctgttgttgcgGGAAGAGGGTTTTTCTTATGTCTTTTTTGTTAGCCACGGGAGTGGTCCTTGTTGTTCTTGGTTTGGTGTTTCGATTCAATGTTGGTGGAATTGTTTCTTACGTAGAGGAGATGGAGGTGGACAAG GATGTGCAGCTGAAACCTGGTAGCTTCGTATTCAAAGAATGGACAAGGCCTTCCACGCCTATGTACATGAAGTACTTTGTGTTTCATGTGTCCAATCCAGATCAAATAATCAATGGTTCTGCAATTCCCAATGTGACACAGAAGGGGCCATATTCGTACAG AGAAATACGTACAAATGAAGTGCTGAACTGGACAGCAGATCAAAGTGTTGTAACATTCATGCCAAACAGATCGTACGTATTTGATCCAGAAACATCTTGTGCTGGTTgtgatgataaaaatgattCATTTGTGACTGTCAATATCCCTTTATTG ACTGTGGCTTTGTGGCTAAGAAACACAGACTACAAGAAAAAGCATTCCTGGTGCCTTTTGGGACTGCAGATTGAAGCTAGCCGTTTCAAAGTCAAACTTTTTCATCGCAAAACAGTGCATGAAATTCTTTGGGGATACACAGAtcaatttttggaatttttaaaGCATCCAATTGGCTCATGCCCAGGGCAAAAAGGATTGTCATCTTACGTGCAGCTGCAG TACAACAACACATATTTTGGCATTAGTGCTATGAACACTGGACAACTTGATATCAATAAGCTAGAGCAATATGCTATGTGGAGAGGAAGATC AAATTTGACTTGGTGGAGTgacaaatatgcaaatatgaTAAATGGAACAG ATGGAACCCAGTTTTCACCTGAAGTGTCAAAGAATGCGGTATACTATGCCTTTTCACCAGAAATCTGTAG ATCTGTCTTCTTTAAGTATGAATCAACAGCtactttaaaagaaataaaactgtaCCGTTTTACCGCTCCGAAAGAACTTTACCTTTCCGGTGATGTTTATCCGCCAAACAAAGGATTCTGCGTCCCTCAATGTTTGCCAAGTGGCTGTCTCAATGTCAGTCTATGCCAGCCGCAGA ATCCTCCTGTCGTAATTTCACCACCACATTTCTACCAAGGAAACGAATCCCTTGTGAAGGCGGTCACAGGACTCCACCCTGACAAAAATCTCCATCAGACATTTGTAGACATCGAACCA ATCACTGGTATTGTGATGAATGCTGCAAAAAGAGTCCAGATTAATGTTGCTTTGCAATCAGTGGACACTTTAGA GCAAACCACTGGCAAATTTCAAGACGTTATCTTTCCTGTTATGTTTGCTTCTGAG ACTGGCATGATCTCGGACGCAAAAGCAGCGGAATTCAGACGCAAGGTTTACCGTCCCATGGCTTTATCACATGACGCGGAGTATGCTGCTATAGCACTGGGTGTCCTGTGTATTCTGTTCGCCATTGTGTTGTTTGTCAGATCTTCTTCCTCGAATAAACCGCGTTGTTATCGGCTTAAG ATGCCAGGGACCGTTGAAGAGAAGAAAACACTAGTCAATGAGAGTAATGGCGG AAACAAAGTTTACACATGA
- the LOC141880092 gene encoding nocturnin-like, whose protein sequence is MDSCMDKMAASRGGLPARKEVLNRLENALKTFPPLLERTLVSCDSEEEVSLGKRKVSEFRVMQWNILADALSSSSPTENFIKCPAVALEWSNRKLRSLQEILTFDPDVIALQEVDHFEDYYLPSLKELGYHGLFVPKRDSPCLKSDHNSGPDGCALFYDTERFSLINHTDVALKDLDGNLSSQVALIANLFDKVQGRMLCCGVAHFKAKESFRDLRLKQGNDLLKCITESLGDDKTVILCGDFNAEPSEPVCQLMEKNQFVCLKNSHVSAKGENPEFTTWKFRPADLEVKHTIDYIWHSPNLRVTGYVKIPDSDSMPENRLPCLQYPSDHLSLVFDFCWG, encoded by the exons ATGGACTCTTGCATGGACAAGATGGCCGCTAGCCGAGGAGGTCTACCTGCACGGAAAGAAGTCTTGAATCGTTTGGAGAATGCCTTAAAGACGTTTCCACCGTTGTTGGAAAGAACACTTGTGAGCTGCGATAGCGAAGAAGAAGTTTCACTGGGAAAGAGAAAAGTTTCAGAATTCCGTGTAATGCAATGGAATATCCTTGCAGATG cCTTGAGCAGTTCAAGTCcaactgaaaattttatcAAGTGCCCTGCAGTGGCTCTTGAATGGTCAAACAGAAAACTACGATCACTGCAAGAAATTCTGACATTTGACCCTGATGTCATAGCACTGCAGGAAGTTGATCATTTTGAGGATTATTATCTGCCTTCACTCAAGGAGCTCGGTTATCATGGATTGTTTGTTCCGAAGAGAGACTCTCCCTGTCTTAAGTCTGATCACAACTCTGGCCCTGATGGCTGTGCGTTGTTTTATGACACAGAGCGTTTTTCATTGATTAACCACACAGATGTGGCTTTGAAGGATTTAGATGGAAATTTATCAAGTCAAGTTGCATTAATTGCCAATCTATTTGATAAGGTGCAAGGCAGGATGCTTTGTTGTGGAGTGGCACATTTCAAGGCCAAAGAGAGCTTCCGAGACTTGCGGCTCAAGCAAGGAAATGATTTGTTGAAGTGCATTACTGAATCCTTGGGGGATGACAAGACGGTTATACTATGTGGGGATTTCAACGCTGAACCGTCAGAACCTGTTTGCCAATTAATGGAGAAAAACCAATTTGTGTGCTTGAAAAATTCACATGTCTCTGCAAAAGGAGAAAATCCAGAATTCACAACCTGGAAGTTTCGTCCTGCTGATCTTGAAGTAAAACATACTATAGATTACATTTGGCACTCGCCAAACCTTAGGGTAACAGGGTATGTGAAGATTCCGGATAGTGACAGTATGCCAGAGAATCGGCTACCATGTTTGCAGTATCCTTCGGATCATTTATCTCTGGTGTTTGACTTTTGTTGGGGATGA
- the LOC141880080 gene encoding lysosome membrane protein 2-like isoform X2, with protein MDKAFHAYVHEVLCVSCVQSRSNNQWFCNSQCDTEGAIFVQGCNITRKRQEFREIRTNEVLNWTADQSVVTFMPNRSYVFDPETSCAGCDDKNDSFVTVNIPLLTVALWLRNTDYKKKHSWCLLGLQIEASRFKVKLFHRKTVHEILWGYTDQFLEFLKHPIGSCPGQKGLSSYVQLQYNNTYFGISAMNTGQLDINKLEQYAMWRGRSNLTWWSDKYANMINGTDGTQFSPEVSKNAVYYAFSPEICRSVFFKYESTATLKEIKLYRFTAPKELYLSGDVYPPNKGFCVPQCLPSGCLNVSLCQPQNPPVVISPPHFYQGNESLVKAVTGLHPDKNLHQTFVDIEPITGIVMNAAKRVQINVALQSVDTLEQTTGKFQDVIFPVMFASETGMISDAKAAEFRRKVYRPMALSHDAEYAAIALGVLCILFAIVLFVRSSSSNKPRCYRLKMPGTVEEKKTLVNESNGGNKVYT; from the exons ATGGACAAGGCCTTCCACGCCTATGTACATGAAGTACTTTGTGTTTCATGTGTCCAATCCAGATCAAATAATCAATGGTTCTGCAATTCCCAATGTGACACAGAAGGGGCCATATTCGTACAG GGATGCAACATCACCAGAAAAAGACAGGAGTTTAG AGAAATACGTACAAATGAAGTGCTGAACTGGACAGCAGATCAAAGTGTTGTAACATTCATGCCAAACAGATCGTACGTATTTGATCCAGAAACATCTTGTGCTGGTTgtgatgataaaaatgattCATTTGTGACTGTCAATATCCCTTTATTG ACTGTGGCTTTGTGGCTAAGAAACACAGACTACAAGAAAAAGCATTCCTGGTGCCTTTTGGGACTGCAGATTGAAGCTAGCCGTTTCAAAGTCAAACTTTTTCATCGCAAAACAGTGCATGAAATTCTTTGGGGATACACAGAtcaatttttggaatttttaaaGCATCCAATTGGCTCATGCCCAGGGCAAAAAGGATTGTCATCTTACGTGCAGCTGCAG TACAACAACACATATTTTGGCATTAGTGCTATGAACACTGGACAACTTGATATCAATAAGCTAGAGCAATATGCTATGTGGAGAGGAAGATC AAATTTGACTTGGTGGAGTgacaaatatgcaaatatgaTAAATGGAACAG ATGGAACCCAGTTTTCACCTGAAGTGTCAAAGAATGCGGTATACTATGCCTTTTCACCAGAAATCTGTAG ATCTGTCTTCTTTAAGTATGAATCAACAGCtactttaaaagaaataaaactgtaCCGTTTTACCGCTCCGAAAGAACTTTACCTTTCCGGTGATGTTTATCCGCCAAACAAAGGATTCTGCGTCCCTCAATGTTTGCCAAGTGGCTGTCTCAATGTCAGTCTATGCCAGCCGCAGA ATCCTCCTGTCGTAATTTCACCACCACATTTCTACCAAGGAAACGAATCCCTTGTGAAGGCGGTCACAGGACTCCACCCTGACAAAAATCTCCATCAGACATTTGTAGACATCGAACCA ATCACTGGTATTGTGATGAATGCTGCAAAAAGAGTCCAGATTAATGTTGCTTTGCAATCAGTGGACACTTTAGA GCAAACCACTGGCAAATTTCAAGACGTTATCTTTCCTGTTATGTTTGCTTCTGAG ACTGGCATGATCTCGGACGCAAAAGCAGCGGAATTCAGACGCAAGGTTTACCGTCCCATGGCTTTATCACATGACGCGGAGTATGCTGCTATAGCACTGGGTGTCCTGTGTATTCTGTTCGCCATTGTGTTGTTTGTCAGATCTTCTTCCTCGAATAAACCGCGTTGTTATCGGCTTAAG ATGCCAGGGACCGTTGAAGAGAAGAAAACACTAGTCAATGAGAGTAATGGCGG AAACAAAGTTTACACATGA